The genomic window ATAAGCGGAACCGCTCGCTTGATCCGTATGGCATCATGGCAATTCCTTGTGTCATAAACGCCATCACCTGATATCTCAATGATTTTACGACATGTCTGCTTGAGTAAGTTGGGGAGCACTTCGGCATCGGTTACGTTAGATAAGCTCAGCTCTGCTGCGACTATTTCGTGGGTGCTTGTATCTACTGCGATATGCAGCTTACGCTAGACTCTGCGCTTCCCATCACTATCATGCTTCTTGACTTTCCGTTCACCTTCACCATAAACCTTGAGGCCAGTGGCATCAATGGCCAGATGTTTTATTGCTCCTCTGGTTTTGGTTTTAAATGAAACTTCAACTTCTTTAGCTCGGCAGCTTATAACAGGTGTAGTGCGGGCAAACAAGTGGGATGTTAGCCAGCTTAAATACTGGGTCTAGAAAACCTTGCAGCGATCTCAATGGCATAGAAAAAACGCGTTTCATCATCAGTGCGGTAGTAATGGCTAAGTCGCTGAATCGGCTAGATCTACCGCGCTTGCCTTGTTTGTTTTGCTTCCACTTGGCTATCGCTTCCTCATCAATCCAAAAAGTCAGAGAACCACGGTTGATTAAGGCTTTATTGTACTGCTTCCAGTTAGTTGTTTTGTAACGAGGTTTAGACATGAGGCTACGACGATTGATAGGTGTAGCCGATCAGATCGTAGCTTCTAGATTTAATTCCATTGATTTAAGCAACAAAGCCTAGGTCAAATTATAGTCACGATAACGGACAGGAATGTGTCCGATTTTTCTCAAGAGGTATCAGAGAACGCTTGTTGATGTATGAATTAAGAGTCTTTGTTCTCGAGGAGTACGTTTGTGATGAACTAAATTGCTGCTAAAAGAATTAAGTAGATAAGGAGTGGGATGAGTTATCAAGAAGTGAACATGAAGGAAGTTTGGGAATTGCCTGCGTAATCCTAAATGAAAATCGCCCGCTGTTGGGTTAGATTAGGATGAGGACAACTTATCTAAAGCCAATAAAGTAAACCACTAATCCAAAGAAGCTTCTGTCCAAAAGTGTGTCAGCACTCAGTTTTAGGGACAAAGTTAGTAACTTAACAATCGTATATATCTTGACGTCAAATGGTGAACCAAGATTTAATCTGTACAATACAAACGATTAAATTGATTTTATAACATAACGAAAAGCTATTATAAAGTAAGCATTTAATTTTTTTGTGTTTGGGTTCAAATCCCTCCACCACATTAAAGAAAGCCGGGTATTTTGAACTGACCCCCCAATAGTTGGACACCAATTATTGGGGGTCTTTTTATGTCCAAATATAGCCGTGAGCTAAAATGTATCATTGCTAAGCAATACTTAGATGGCACGTCATCTCTCTACTTAGCAAAACAATATTCAATTTCTTCAAGGCAGATACGGTATTGGGCTCAAGTCTTTGCTACCCATGGTACTGATTCATTTTACCAACTAAGCATGCCGCGACTGTTCAAACAAAACGAAAAGCATTGAATTTAATGTGGACGAATGAATGGTCTCTCACGCACACTAGCGCTGTATTAAACCTCTCATCCCCTGGGATACTCTCTGTCTGGCTCAAAAGATTTAATGAGCTCGGTATCAAAGGGCTCAAAATGCGCCGGAAAGGAAGACCCTCAATGAAACAGCAACCTCAACGTACCACTAAGCCTGATAATGAAATGACGCTTGAGGAGCTAAAAGAGGAGTTGGTCTACTTACGAACCGAGAATGCCGTTCTAAAAAAGTTGGAAGAGTTGGAGCAGGAAAAAAACCGTCGAACAAAGAAAAAGCGGTCATAGCTCTAACTCTTAAAGGCAAGTACCCGTTAAAGTACTTACTACACACTCTACAGCTGGCAAAAAGTGTCTTTTATTATCAGGCTCAAACGAGCAAGCGCCCAAATAGCTACGAACGTGAGCTGCGGTTGATAAAGTCAATTTATCATGAACATAAGGGACGATACGGCTACCGCCGTATTCACTTGGAACTAAAAAATCAGGGGTTCGTGCTTAATCACAAAACGGTTCAAAGGCTTATGGCTCAGCTCAACCTTAAGTCGACGGTCAGGATTCAAAAGTACCGTTCATACCGAGGAGAGTCTGGAACAGCTGATCCCAACGTGCTTGAAAGAGATTTTAGTGCGACTCAACCCGACGAAAAGTGGGTAACTGATGTCACGGAGTTCAAAGTCAAAGAGCAGAAAGTATACTTGTCTCCCGTTGTCGACTTGTTTACTCAGGAAGTGGTTGCTTATAGAGTGGCCAAAAATACCTGCTTGCCGCTTGTCACGGATATGCTGACGGAAGCCATATCAAAGCTTAAACCCAACTCAAAGCCAATTATACACAGCGATCAAGGTTGGCAATATCGCCATCGACAGTATCAGAAAAAGGTAGCGGAGAGTGGGTTAACGCAAAGCATGTCGAGAAAAGGGAACTGCTTGGATAATGCTGTTGCTGAAAACTTTTTTGCTTTACTCAAAACCGAGATGTATCACAACCAAAACTTTGAAGACGCAGATGCTCTGATAGAGCAAATTAAAGAATACATAGAGTACTACAATACCAAACGTATAAAAGTGAAACTAAAAGGCCTGACTCCGATAGAATATCGAACTCAGGCCTTGAAAGCCGCTTGACAGAAATGTCCAACTTTACGGAGTCACTTCAGAAATCAGCGGCTTTTTTGCATCTGGTGATCACACAAGCTCATCGTTCAACGGCTGACAGCAAATGCCGCTTTCAACAGCTGCATATGAATCGGCACCAAATCTTGATGTTGAGTTCGATACCCGCCACCGACTACGCATGCCATCGGAATAGACTCTGATTTCGCTAATTCAATCATCAAACAGTCACGTTCAAATATCCCTTGTGTCGAGACATTCAAATAGCCCAGTTCATCGTCTTGATGGATATCGACCCCCGCATCATAAATAATCAGATCAGGTTGCTGGTGAGCAATCGCTAACTTAATGACTTGCTCAAAACAACGTAAGAACTCTTCATCTTCTGTTTCACGACTTAATGGCACATCGAAATCAGAGAGTGGTTTGCGTGCTGGGAAGTTTTTGTCGCAGTGAAACGACAGAGTAATGATGTCGTCGATCTCTTGGCAAAGAGTTGCTGTGCCATCACCATGATGAACGTCGCTATCGACGATCAACACTCTATCGATATGTTCAAAGGTCAGCGCGTGTTTTGCCGCTAAAACCAGATCGTTCAACAAACAAAAGCCACTGCCAAAATCATGATGCGCGTGATGATAACCACCACTCAAATGAATTGCTAACCCACGCTCTATTGCCATTTCAGCGGCCAAGCAGGTTCCACCACTGGAGTAGAGTGTTCTTTCGATAAGTTGCTCGCTCCACGGGAACCCGATACGTCTCATCTTTGCCGCAGGTAAATGCCCAGACACAAGTAAATCGACATATTCACTATCGTGAACCTGTTTGACTTGTTCAACCGAAACTGGCGTTGGTTCGAAAACTTCAAACTTGCTCTTCCATTGAGGCTCACTATCCATTAATGCCTCTACTGCACGATGTAACAACTGATATTTGTTGATTGGGTAGCGGTGGCCTTCTGGTAAAGACAACTGTGAATAGATTGAGTGGTAAATTAAAGGGATCATAATCAGGTTAATTGCGCATCTTTCTCAAAATCATAACAGTCTCAGACTTGGCGACAACCTTAATTAACAATGACTATTATCATTGGTATCAGGGATTATCAGGAGCGAAAGCGAACAACGAACGTAGCTCCTCTGAGTGATCTGTGACTCTATGCCAACAGTAATGATTTTTATAAGAATATTTAACGACCATCGATGGTGTGTTGGTTTTAACGAGTCAAGCCAGCAAAGTGAACTGATTGAACAGAGAAGGAATCACCATGATCGAAATGTCTATGCCTGAAGCGAACCGCGGCATTCAATTAGAGATAACTGACAAGATACACGAGTAAGCGACATATGAACCCTCACCTTCTGCCAAACTTATTGCTGCGCTCACCTCTGGTTTTAATCATCTTGGGGCTCGTCGGCTGTTTTGGTGAAGGACCCAAAGAGTTATTCGATGACTATCATACTAAGATAGCCAACGTGCAAGATGCTGACGAGATACAGGAAGACAGGGCGTTTGAAAGCCTACCGAGAAAACGAGAACTGTTGCTGGACGTGCCCTCGCTGTCTATTGGGCTCATCGACAGCTACCAACTTCGTCAGTGTGGATTGTTCAACCTGATTGCTGAAAGAAATTCTATTCTTGGAAAGGTCGCGGACGAGTTTCGTAATTACGATTATCAAGTTGCCCTGCTCAAAGGTGTTGGTCAGTGTTTATCTGATCATGAATTAGACCGAGAGATCTTAGAGCTTCTGAAAGAGATCGAGCAGCAGAAGCTCGCACAGTTTCCACTGCATCAATGGAATCTCATCTATGCCAGTGA from Vibrio artabrorum includes these protein-coding regions:
- a CDS encoding IS3 family transposase, with the protein product MALTLKGKYPLKYLLHTLQLAKSVFYYQAQTSKRPNSYERELRLIKSIYHEHKGRYGYRRIHLELKNQGFVLNHKTVQRLMAQLNLKSTVRIQKYRSYRGESGTADPNVLERDFSATQPDEKWVTDVTEFKVKEQKVYLSPVVDLFTQEVVAYRVAKNTCLPLVTDMLTEAISKLKPNSKPIIHSDQGWQYRHRQYQKKVAESGLTQSMSRKGNCLDNAVAENFFALLKTEMYHNQNFEDADALIEQIKEYIEYYNTKRIKVKLKGLTPIEYRTQALKAA
- a CDS encoding histone deacetylase family protein → MIPLIYHSIYSQLSLPEGHRYPINKYQLLHRAVEALMDSEPQWKSKFEVFEPTPVSVEQVKQVHDSEYVDLLVSGHLPAAKMRRIGFPWSEQLIERTLYSSGGTCLAAEMAIERGLAIHLSGGYHHAHHDFGSGFCLLNDLVLAAKHALTFEHIDRVLIVDSDVHHGDGTATLCQEIDDIITLSFHCDKNFPARKPLSDFDVPLSRETEDEEFLRCFEQVIKLAIAHQQPDLIIYDAGVDIHQDDELGYLNVSTQGIFERDCLMIELAKSESIPMACVVGGGYRTQHQDLVPIHMQLLKAAFAVSR